The DNA segment AACTGTAGCCCCGATGCTCACCGGTGAAAGTTCCAAAGCAAACGATAAGTTAAAATCCGCAGCTTGGAACCAGTTAATTACCAAAATTTCTGTTTCTTGATCCCAAATGTGCTTAAATACCAACAGACTATGGGCAAAACCCGCAATAGTCGTTAACAAGTTAAAATATGCCGCCGGTCTAGGGCCTGTACGCTTAATGATTCCCATTGCCCAGGGCAAAGTTACAAGTGCGCCAATTAAGCTATAAAATGGCACCCACCAACTTATTGAAAATAGAAACTGATTCATTGAGATTTTCCTTGACGACTCAGCTTTGATTCTTTTTAAATATACTTACAACAATCATTTACTAAAAAAATAGTTAACCATGCCTAAAATCTCTAGTTTCTTTAACTATCTCTTGCTTAAATCTTGAATGAGTATTTTTTATTTAGCTTACCTTATTCGGGTTATATTCAATATAACTTTACATATTTAAAAGCATTTACTTCTATTACATCATTTGTGATTATAAAATTCTATTTCTACTTTCAGCAAATAAATTTATGCGATATATTTAAAAAAGTTATATATTTTTTACGTAATCGTTGTTGCCCCTCTCAAATCGGGCAAACTTAGAGATAGCATAATATACAGCCATCAATAGACCCTTGGCGGAGTTGATTGCCATAGCTATGAATGTCATTTTGTCAATGTAATAAAAAAATTATAAAGCATAAGCGTCTGCTCTAGGAATTACTCAACTTCGATGGAGCAGAACGAGTTATAAATATTTGTTAAGTTTTTTAAAAGAATTTTATCATAAACTATTATACTAATTTATATTGCCAGGAAGACCAAGCTTTCCTATGCTTAATATTAGAAGTGTTTTTATGGCTCAATATGTAGCCCTTCCCGTTAAACATTTCACAACACAGTACTGATCGAATTCAAATTTTAGGAGTTCTGCGATGCCAATTGCAGTTGGAATGATTGAGACTAAAGGCTTTCCAGCAGTAGTAGAAGCTGCTGATGCGATGGTGAAAGCCGCCCGTGTTACGTTAGTGGGATATGAAAAAATTGGTAGCGCTAGGGTAACCGTGATTGTGCGGGGAGATGTATCTGAAGTACAAGCTTCGGTTTCTGCCGGCGTTGAAGCGGCCAGAAGAGTTAATGGTGGTGAAGTATTATCAACTCACATCATTGCCCGTCCCCACGAAAACCTAGAATACGTTTTGCCGATCCGGTATACCGAAGCTGTGGAACAGTTCCGAACTTAGAAGCTGATTAAACAAACAAAGTAATTGACGGGGTTGCTTTCTGGAGCGCCACTTTTTTCAAGGGCTAAAAACTTTAATTCAGGATTAAAACTAATGTCAATCGCAGTAGGAATGGTTGAAACGCTGGGCTTTCCGGCAGTAGTAGAAGCTGCTGATGCGATGGTGAAAGCCGCTCGCGTTACGTTGGTGGGCTATGAAAAAATCGGTAGCGGTCGAGTTACAGTCATCGTTCGCGGTGACGTTTCCGAAGTGCAAGCTTCCGTGGGTGCTGGAGTAGAATCAGTCAAACGAGTCCACGGTGGCGAAGTATTATCCACCCACATCATTGCTCGTCCCCATGAAAACTTAGAATACGTCCTACCAATTAGGTATACCGAAGACGTAGAACAATTCCGGGAAAATGTCAACGCGATTCGTCCTTTTGGTAGAAGACCGTAATCTGTAATGCAAATTGCCAAAGTTCGTGGCACAGTAGTCGGCACGCAAAAAGATCCAAGTCTTCGAGGTGTCAAACTACTGTTGTTGCAATTAGTCGATGAAGAAGGAAATCTCCTGCCAAGCTACGAAGTAGCAGCAGATACCGTAGGTGCAGGAGCAGATGAGTGGGTGCTGGTCACTCGTGGCAGTGCCGCTCGTCAAATTCTCGGTAACGAACAGCGTCCTTTGGATGCAGCAGTAGTGGCGATTATTGATACCATTCACTTGGAAAATCGCCTTATGTACAGCAAAAAAGAGCAGTATCGATAGTCATTGGTCATTAGTCATTAGTCATTGGTCATTAGTCTGAGGCCAATGATGAAAGACAAAAGACAAAAAGCTTAATTTCAGGAGGAATCTCGCAATGGTAGTCCGCAGCACGGCGGCACCCCCAACCCCGTGGTCGAGGAATTTAGCCGAGCCAAAAATCCATGAAAGCGCATTTGTGCATCCGGCTTCCAACATTATTGGAGATGTGCGGATAGGCGCAAATGTAATCGTCGCTCCGGGGACCTCGATTAG comes from the Nodularia sp. NIES-3585 genome and includes:
- a CDS encoding carbon dioxide-concentrating mechanism protein CcmK, producing the protein MSIAVGMVETLGFPAVVEAADAMVKAARVTLVGYEKIGSGRVTVIVRGDVSEVQASVGAGVESVKRVHGGEVLSTHIIARPHENLEYVLPIRYTEDVEQFRENVNAIRPFGRRP
- a CDS encoding EutN/CcmL family microcompartment protein; the encoded protein is MQIAKVRGTVVGTQKDPSLRGVKLLLLQLVDEEGNLLPSYEVAADTVGAGADEWVLVTRGSAARQILGNEQRPLDAAVVAIIDTIHLENRLMYSKKEQYR
- a CDS encoding carbon dioxide-concentrating mechanism protein CcmK, which codes for MPIAVGMIETKGFPAVVEAADAMVKAARVTLVGYEKIGSARVTVIVRGDVSEVQASVSAGVEAARRVNGGEVLSTHIIARPHENLEYVLPIRYTEAVEQFRT